The Juglans regia cultivar Chandler chromosome 6, Walnut 2.0, whole genome shotgun sequence genome contains the following window.
ATATGAGATTGGtaccaaaataaattagatatccGCTAGTAGAACAACGCTCATCAGGACACTCAGCCCAATCAGTGTAAAAAAATGCTTGTAAAATGGGAGTAGAATTAGGTTGAATGCGAAGGCCATGAGAGGATGTCGAACGAAGATAGCGAAGAATTCTCTTGACGTCGTCCACTAATTGATTGACTGTAAAACGTTGCATGTGTTGACAAACCCGATTTACGGCGTAAGAAATATCAAGTCGAGTTAATAAAACATATTGCAAGCACCAACCTTGCTGCAATATAATGTTGGATCCGAGAAGGCTTCACTATCAAACAGAGAGAGTGGTTGAGTAGGGGACATAGGGGTGGTGACAAGCTTTGCATTGTGCATGTTTGTTCGCTGTAAAAGGTCCATAATATAACGAGATTGAGATAGAAACATCAGAGTAATGATGAGTTTCAAGACCCAGAAAAACATTCAAAGGATCCAAGAACTTGATAGGAAGATCACGGAGCAGCTGTGCAATGAGAGTTGTGATTGCCAATTGAGAAGAACCGGTGACAAGGATGTCGTCCACATAGACTAAGAGAAATAGTTCCACATTGTTGTGATGATATAGAAACAAAGAGGGATCGACCTTTGAAGCATGAAAACCCAACTTAAGAAGCCGTTGGCTTAATCTAGAGAACCAAGCACAAAGTGCTTACTTAAGACTGTAAATGGCTCGATTCAACTTGCAGACGTGATGGGGGTACTGAGGATGAATGAAGCCTTGCGCCTGAGACATGAAAACAGACTCCAAAAGTTCACCATGCAAGAAGGCGTTCTGTACATCCAACTACAGACGAGCCATCGACGTGAGACAGTTATGGAGAGAACCAGCCGAATGGTTTGAGGCTTGATGACTGGGCTATAGGACTCTATATAGTCAAGACCAGGTTGTTGAGTGTAGCCTTTAGCGACGAGACATGCCTTGTGGCTTTCAATGGTGCAATCAATTCTTCGTTTGAGTTGAAAAACCCATTTGGAACCGACCACGTTCATGGATGGATGATAAGGAACCAAACTCCAAGTGCGATTTTGCATGAGAGCATCAAATTCAGAATTCAtaacttggcaccaagaggtaTCTTTGAAGGCAATATTGAAGGAAGTGGGTTCCAAAACAGGGATGAATCGGCAGCAGCAATCATGGCGTGAGGTGGATAAGTGATAGTGCCATTAGAGTTGATCTGTGGCTTGATGATGTTGTTCTTGAGTTGAGTGTGCATGGAATGAGTTGCACAAGGCTGCTGGTGCTTATTGGGCATGATGAGCTGGAGATGGCATATGTGCAGGATAAGCTGGTTGAAGAGAGAAGCGTGCATGtggggaagaagatgatgtAGTCACATGACTACGATGAGGTGAATTTTGAACAAGCCATGGGCTTGTGGATTGTGAAAACTGAGACCCGGAACTTGAAACAATAGATTGTACCtgcaaaaaagaaggaagaaaacatAATAGTGGTCCGTAGTGGCACCACTAGTTAGTTTCAATGGGTCTCTTTGAAAGGaaaccaaaactcatcaaattGGACATCTCTGAAAATGTAAAGTCGACCACTAGGCTAATAAAAACACTTGTAGCCTTTATGAGAAGGGTTGTAGCCGAGAAAAATGCACATTTTGGATCAAAAGTccaatttatgaaaattatacaGGCGCAAGTTAGGCCAACAGGTATATCCAAAAGtcttgaaaaatttgtaatcgGGCCTAGTGGGAGACAAGCAAGAAAGAGGAGATTGATTTTTAAGAATAAGAGACGGAAGATAATTAACGAGGAAACAGACAGTTTGAAAAGTATCAGTCCAATATTGTCAAGGAACACCTGCATGGGCGATGATGGAAAGGCCGGTTTCAATAATATAACGATGTTTACATTTGACGGAACTATTTTGTTCATGGGTATGAAGACAAGTCAATCAGTGAGAAATACCTATTGATCGAAAATAAGTGTTGAGACGACGATATTCTCCTCTCCAATTAGTctgaattattttaattttgtggttAAATTGACGCTCAACAAGcatttgaaaattgtaaaagGTGCGCTCAACATCAGATTTAAGGGTCAAAGGAAAAAACCATGTGAATTTATTGAAATCGTCAACAAATATCACATAATAGCGGTATCCATCCACAGAAGGAAGAGGGGAGGGTCCCCAAACATATGCGAAAATGAGATCTAGAACATGAGTGGACTTAGATGgagataaataaaaaggaagttTGTGACCTTCACAAACAAAAGCAACTTTATTATTAGAAACATGGagtttattagaaaataaaatatgacgAACTAAATGGAAAGACAGATGGCCACGTCTGCAATGCCAGCTTTTGATAAAAGATCTCTCCCCAAGAAAAGCAACTTTGGAGGAAGGTGATGACGATTGTGGAGTGAGGAAATAGAGCCCATCTTTAGTTGGTCTGTGAAGCAGGACATTCCTCGTTTTGAGATCCTTGACACACAAAAAAACAAGAGTGGAACTGAAAAAAGACATTATTATCGAAAGTAAACTTGCTCACAgagattagatttttttttaatggaaggGACCTGTAAGAGTTGGTGTAAAAACAAGGATTTAGGAGaggaaaaaatacaagaagCACCTATGTGATGAATATTCAAACCTGCTCCATTGCCCACATGAATATGATCAGATCCAGTATATTCATCAGCTCGAAGATTTAGATTGGACAACACGGAAgtaagatgatgagtagtagCAGTATCAGGGTACCAGGCCTAATCAGTGGAACCACTGTTGGCAGTCAAAAAGGCTTGATATTGGTTAGATTGTTCGGCTTGATAAGCATGGTCAAAGTGATGATAACACTGCACTGCAGTGTGGCTAGAACGATTGCACACTTGGTAGGTGGGGCGGCTTCCATTGGAGGTGGAATTATTTTTGCCACGTCAACGACCTCTAGAACGAGCATGATTTTGATTGGAATTCCTCGAGTTGGAACCTAAAACTTCAGAAGTAGAAAATGAGTTGCAACCAAGGCCAAAATAAAGGAGAATTTTATAAGCACTGGTAGAGAGTTTTGTTTGTGACTGATATGTGAATGTCAATCCAGAACCTTAGTCACATGTGTATCACAGTTCACTTCATTGACAGAAAATGGACATCACATAAGCGAATCTTGACGTTTAAGAAAATTCAGGATCACAAGGATTCATCCATTGGAAAGGAGTTGGATGATTATATGACCAATTAAgggattaaaaaatttattatcatcACAGTTGACAATGTGATTGTCAATGACAAtgcaattaatttgtttaagcgAAATTGCACTGTGAAGAAGAGAATTCTTAACAATGGTTTATACATGttagatgttgtgctcatattataaattttatactcACTAAGGGTCTAAAAGAAGTTGATGAGTCAATACTCAAGGTTAGCAATATTGTGGAATACGTGAAGGGTTGCCCCAAAGGATTGACAAGTTTAAGTCTATAGTCTAACAACTAAAAGTCTCACATTCAAGTATATTGACCTTGGACGTTCCCACTTGATGGAACTCCACATTCACGATGTTAGAGGTAGCGCAAAAGTATCAGAGAACCTTTGTAACcggcccaataattctaaagttggaataataataatttttattgaacctaaattatatttaatgtgtcATATTGGATAAGTCCACGACTGATAAATTATGAGGttgattagaatttttaattagactcaataactaggttaaatctcatttattatttattgaacgagttagactggttttagaatttaaagattgaCCATTAGaaacttatttcaatttaaaattatcactaATTGAAGTCCCCTACGCAATCTCAGTCACTACCAATCCTACATTAATGAACTATTAGATcacatttttaaattcaaactctcttcttgaatgatcgCAACCAAGTCCAACTCGAACTCGTCGGCACCCTCTCACAAATCTCTCTATAGATATCTTCATTCCatgtattatttgaaaaaaatcataaaccttcATAAGTATAGCGGCCAAACCCAATATACCCAATCCAGCACCATGCGTGTTCTACGTTCACCACGCCAATAGCAAACTGCCTTATTCTTCTCACAACATCCctcacattttctctctccttctagtTCACGTGATCAATTACATACTGTAAATATTGGATTAACACTGTGaggtaagtagcttgatcataaattaggattatcaTATGTtagttagttatatatattattattaaatatagttCTTTGGAAGCCAGTGTTTACATACCACGCatatcatgatatttgcaagcaagTCATTCCTCATGTTGCAttctgcatattatagttatatatgtattatgcatTTCATACATCTCACAatgcataagacacgtaagctttTATAAGATTAGGTGTAAGATAAGCTCATAACAATTAATTAGACAGTCATTTAGATGTACGGTACCAATGTGATTTATGAGTGGACGTGCAATCCATGGACCTAAGTGTTGTCCACCATAATATGCTAAAATACTATTAGCGGCTCCTGTTGCAACTGcaggatgtggggctggtgcacaaccgtGCACACCGGGTTAAGTGTGTGGGCCAgtatgataagtaagataaatcagaTAAGCCAAGATAAGTCATACATGTCATGAGCatatgtatgaatgatcatgattttaattttcaacgtgaaatattttattaaaaaaaaaacccttatattaagtatgtttacgCTATGATAAGTTTTTTACTGaatcatcaactcattttagtttgttctatgtttttaaaccaccccatgtcaaaatatttataaaggaAAAGCTATAGGATGAGACTTAGTCCATGGAGGCATGACAGTGGCCTAAATCATGTATAAAGATTTtacattatgtttttttttttttgcatgaactttgaaaaatttttaaaatactttcgcCCACTCTCTTTTACGATttcagtatttttaataaagaattattgTATTATAAGGAATCTTTGTACCTGACgcttcattttgaaaaaaagaaaatattttttgaagtcAAAGTTCAATAGTAGCATACTGTTTTtcctcaatttaaaaaaaatgatgttgttCTTAAATCTGGGAAAGCAGGGTGTTATAGTTGGTGTAAGAGACCAGGTCGAAATTTTGTAGacttttctaaaaaagaaagaaaaaaactaagcCAAAGTCTGAATCAGACATTATTCTATTCTTGATGCGATCTCTCAGGTTTTGTAACCTAATTTTTACTCACATGCACCTAAGTTAGAAGTAAAATGATATAGcttttctgttatttttctaaaataaaaaataaaaaagaagaggaagatgaaaaaAGCCACAATTATCATCATGCACAAATTATGCAGCAtcgtacataatatatatatatatatatatatatatatatagtgtgtatatatattgttaagaTTCTTTTGAGCATAACTAAGAATCATTAATGTTCTTATAAGGAAGTGTAGGACCCCTTAAGATCAACTGCCAATTTGGACATTTATCCTGCCTTTAGGAATTTGGGACCATACCTTAAATCTCGAACTTTAAAAGACTCcaaaatccaaatatatatgcagttcagaaaaaaaagaggagtACTCTAGTCAACATTGTCGATCCACTCGGGCCAACGGCCTGTTTTGCGCAATCAACGCAACCTAATCCATTCAATCAAATCTTGAATCGCGAATAAAACCTATAACAGATACACAAACATCccatcattttcatattttgcaaaCAGGACAGAGTACAGTTCATATTCCACTCAAACCTTTCATGCCTCCATGCAACAACTTAATCCAAAGTACTATGTATAAATTCGATATTCATCACTGTTCATTTACACCACAAAGAAAAAGTTCAAATCATTGTGGTCAAGTTGTGCAATGTAAGAGGAGACAGTAGTGCTGATCAGCAAGAGTGAATTTTGTTGTCATTCATTGCCTTCTAGAAATGCAATGCACAATACTATTTAagtaagaataaatatagatagaaaccACTATTGATAGCATAcattttacacacatgatgtgatatcatgtagaccacacatcttCTCAAGTGAGTGTTaaaaacaatcaactagaaacAGTCACACaatgagtgcaaagtgtgcactgtTATAATGGCTTCTCTCTAGAATTACTCTTtaagtaaatatcatttttatttttcaattattttcttggatgGCATGGTCCCACAGTACCACCGGTCCTCAGGCCCACATCAATCAGCAGGCCCAGCACAGTTTGCGAGTTTCTCTCCAATGTAGTAGTGATGGGAGAGTTGAGACTGATTGAAGAAAGAATAAGACAgttttatattatcattaagGAGTCATTAGGGAAGATTATTAAGcaccaattaattaattctaggTCTCTCACCATCAAATTTACTGACCCACTTGCACAGTACTTAAACATTTTCTGTAACAATACGTACGTTACTAACCCATCATCATATTGTCTCTTACCAAATAAAAGTTTCTACTGATCAAGATTTGGTTAATATTATCTGTTAACCAATTTTTAATTCACGAGAATGTTATAATGTCAGTTCCCTGAATTTTATCctaaacaaaactaaaatctgAATAGACATTTGACGTGAAATAAGTTCCAAACAAGGTATCAAAACTAAAGAGCATGCATGTAAGTCAAGATTCAAGAATGATAGTCTCACAAAATGTCTGgcaaaaaattcaacaattttGACTAATAGAGCATAAGAATTATCTTTGAAAAAACGCGAATATGCAAAGAACCACACAGCAGGCTGCATGTCCCAGACTTATTGTATTTCTgagtttataatatatgtataattagtGTAGTGTATTGCGAGAGTCGTGTGTGGGGTTGGTTGTTCGATATGCAATCCCATTTtcttcaagaatatatatatatatatatatatgtatatatgtatatatatgtgtgcttTGCTTCGTTTACTAGCACACAGAAAAGCAACGATTCAAGACAATCTGGAGTTTAATATAAACTAATCCCTTTTTAACAACTGAGAAAAGCaagcagctagctagccttCCCCTCCATGTCAGGAAAAAGCCCATAATCATATATTCCTTCTACGTGCTTTAAAGTTTAAGCGGAAACGTAAAGGTGGGTGCTAGTTCCACAATTTTTGCTCGGCTGTACCCCAAAAACATTCCTTTCGTCATCACAATTTTGATTGAGATTACACGCAAATTTCCGGAGCTTAACCCTGCTACCGGCCCCCCTACCtcaaatacaataatttatgCTCCGTCATCCCTCCCCAcgttaaatttatgaaaaatttcataaatttataaactcaattaaatattacatatatatatatatatcatcaccTAAATTATAAACTCACATCAAACTACatcaatttctaatttttttttctaaaaatctcTTCATAAATTTAGCACGCCTCTAAACATATTGCTTCACTCTCGGCCAAattaggacaaaatttaaaaagcaTGATGGTTAAATAGCAGCAAAATAtggttgatttttaaaaaaatgaagtagaATTTGAATCTAGTGCGCTCCAACGTTCAAATATAATTAGGATCCTCGTGAGCCGTCAAACGGTCACATATGTCCATGTGAATGTCTTTAAATCAATTTACccatcaaaaataatttttcttttcataaaaacaaaacaaaacaattactTTTGGTTCCTATAAATAAGAGGGGACATTGTTCAGACTCTTTGCAGACCTCCAACCAGATTATAGTTGTCAGTCAGACTTTCATGATTATAGCCTCCTTTCTACGTGAAGGAATAGAATAAACTCGTCTCTCTGCAACTTTTACCACTTCTTTTTCCTAgtagaatgtatttttttcccCATTCAGTGTCTTCCCGTCAGATCCCAAGTTACTGAGAACTTTCCTTGCATTTTTCAGCAATTTTCCTGACCTAATAAGACCCACCTTCCAAAATGCAAAGCCTGAGATGTATTTTCAATATCTGGCTGATATTTACATTCTTCTTTATGTTGTCGGAGTCGCTACCTCAAACAACCTCACAAACCGCAGTTTGCTCAGTAGCAGATAGAGCTGCTCTTCTCAGCTTCAAAGCCAGAATCGTGAAGGACACCACCGATTTTCTCTCTTCCTGGACGGGAAACGATTGCTGTGACGGAGGCTGGGAGGGCGTGCAGTGTAATCTGGCTACAGGGAGGGTTACTGGATTGATACTGCAAAGACCGGATAGGGACAGTAGCAGTTACATGAAGGGCACTCTCTCCCCTTCTCTGGGCAGTTTGCGCTTCTTGGAGGTAATGTCTATAACTGGGATGCAACATATTAGAGGTCCGATTCCTGAGAGCTTCTCAAATCTAGCCCACCTCACCCAGTTGGTCCTAGAAGACAATTACCTTGAAGGGAACATTCCTTCAGGTTTGGGCCGTTTGTCCGTACTCCAGACCCTCTCACTTAGTGGGAACCATTTGAGGGGGCAGATTCCTCCAAGCCTAGGGAATCTCAGGAATcttcaatatataaatttagcAAGAAATTTTCTAAGTGGTCCAATCCCAGccaatttcaaaaatttccatTCTCTGCAGTCCTTGGACCTTGGCTTCAATTTGTTGTCTGGGCTAATCCCAGATTTTGTTGGGCAATTCCTGAACCTTACCTTTCTCGACCTCTCCAATAACCAATTATCAGGGCAGCTACCCATTTCCTTGTTCAACTTGAACAATCTATTGGACTTGTCCTTGAGCAATAACCAACTCACAGGAAAAATCCCAGACCAGATAGGGGAGCTTAAATCCCTTTCTAGCCTTTCATTGAATGCTAATCGGTTTACGGGTCATATTCCAATAACCATTTCAAGATTACAGAACCTTTGGAACCTTAATTTATCACGAAATGTACTCTCAGATCCTTTGCCAGAATCCTTTGGTAGGGGCATTCCTTCTTTGTTGTCGATAGACCTGTCCTACAACAATCTCAGTTTAGGAGCAGTTCCTGATTGGATCAGAAGCAGACAACTTTCAGCTGTCCATCTAGCCGGATGTAAACTGAGAGGAGCCCTTCCACGCTTTACAAAACCTGATTCCCTGAGCTCTGTAGACCTATCCGATAACTATTTTACAGATGGCCTTTCTAATTTCTTTGCAAATATGTCCAATTTGCAAAAAGTCAAGCTCTCAGCCAACCAATTGAGTTCAGATCTTTCAGAAATAAGATTTCCCAGTGGGCTCTCTTCTATCGATCTTCACTCAAATCAGCTTACTGGCTCTCTCTCAAGGATCTTGAATAACAAAACGAGCCACTTTTTGGAGGTTATAGATGTATCTGGCAATCACATTAGTGGAATGCTTCCTGAATTTAGTGGAGGCTTGAACTTAAAAGTGCTCAATGTAGCAAGCAACATGATTGCAAGCCACATCCCCAGTTCAATTTCAAACCTGATTGAACTTGAAAGGTTAGATGTT
Protein-coding sequences here:
- the LOC109020512 gene encoding DNA damage-repair/toleration protein DRT100, whose amino-acid sequence is MQSLRCIFNIWLIFTFFFMLSESLPQTTSQTAVCSVADRAALLSFKARIVKDTTDFLSSWTGNDCCDGGWEGVQCNLATGRVTGLILQRPDRDSSSYMKGTLSPSLGSLRFLEVMSITGMQHIRGPIPESFSNLAHLTQLVLEDNYLEGNIPSGLGRLSVLQTLSLSGNHLRGQIPPSLGNLRNLQYINLARNFLSGPIPANFKNFHSLQSLDLGFNLLSGLIPDFVGQFLNLTFLDLSNNQLSGQLPISLFNLNNLLDLSLSNNQLTGKIPDQIGELKSLSSLSLNANRFTGHIPITISRLQNLWNLNLSRNVLSDPLPESFGRGIPSLLSIDLSYNNLSLGAVPDWIRSRQLSAVHLAGCKLRGALPRFTKPDSLSSVDLSDNYFTDGLSNFFANMSNLQKVKLSANQLSSDLSEIRFPSGLSSIDLHSNQLTGSLSRILNNKTSHFLEVIDVSGNHISGMLPEFSGGLNLKVLNVASNMIASHIPSSISNLIELERLDVSRNHINGTIPTSLGLLLKLQWLDLSINGLTGKIPSSLLGIEGLRHANFRANRLCGEIPQGRPYNIFPAAAYAYNLCLCGKPLPPCRKWKQGKMGQ